A genomic region of Zea mays cultivar B73 chromosome 6, Zm-B73-REFERENCE-NAM-5.0, whole genome shotgun sequence contains the following coding sequences:
- the LOC103629725 gene encoding FT-interacting protein 1 yields MAQGHGGDPHHEDFQLKDTNPLLGEQWPKGAAGPVRPAGGGIAGWLGVDKPSSTYDLVEQMFFLYVRVVKAKDLPPNPITGAPMDPYVEVRLGNYKGKTRHFDRRANPEWDQVFAFSKSRVQSNVLEVFLKDREMLGRDDYVGKVTFDLAEVPTRVPPDSPLAPQWYRLEERRGEGGKVRGELMLAVWIGTQADEAFPEAWHSDAAAVRGEGVASVRSKAYVSPKLWYLRVNVIEAQDVQPQERGRAPEVFVKAQVGNQILKTSVAAPTPTLSPRWNEDLVFVVAEPFEEQLVLTVEDRVSPRKDDLLGRAVLPLTLFDKRLDHRPFVQSRWFDLEKFGVGAAIEGETRRELRFASRVHVRACLEGAYHVMDESTMYISDTRPTARQLWKPPVGVLEIGILGAAGLQPMKTRDGRGTTDAYCVAKYGQKWVRTRTMIGSFAPTWNEQYTWEVFDPCTVITIGVFDNCHLGGGSNGGAGQPARDARIGKIRIRLSTLETDRVYTHAYPLIALQRSGVKKMGELRLAVRFTCLSLMNMVHLYTQPLLPRMHYLHPFTVTQLDALRYQAMGIVAARLGRAEPPLHREVVEYMLDVESHMWSMRRSKANFFRAVSLFSGVAGAARWFGDVCRWRNVATTALVHVLLLILVWYPELILPTVFLYMFLIGLWNYRRRPRHPPHMDTKMSWAEAAHPDELDEEFDTFPTSRPQDVVYMRYDRLRSVAGRIQTVAGDMATQGERLQSLLGWRDPRATCLFVVFCLLAAVVLYVTPFRIVALVAGLYVLRHPRFRSRLPSVPSNFFRRLPSRADSML; encoded by the coding sequence ATGGCCCAGGGGCACGGCGGCGACCCGCACCACGAGGACTTCCAGCTCAAGGACACCAACCCGCTGCTGGGCGAGCAATGGCCCAAGGGCGCGGCGGGCCCGGTGCGACCCGCGGGCGGCGGGATCGCCGGCTGGCTGGGCGTGGACAAGCCGTCGAGCACGTACGACctggtggagcagatgttctttctGTACGTGCGCGTCGTCAAGGCCAAGGACCTTCCCCCCAACCCCATCACCGGCGCGCCCATGGACCCCTACGTCGAGGTCCGCCTCGGCAACTACAAGGGCAAGACGCGCCACTTCGACCGCCGCGCCAACCCGGAGTGGGACCAGGTGTTCGCCTTCTCCAAGTCCCGCGTCCAGTCCAACGTCCTGGAGGTCTTCCTCAAGGACCGCGAGATGCTGGGCCGCGACGACTACGTCGGCAAGGTCACCTTCGACCTGGCCGAGGTGCCCACGCGGGTGCCCCCCGACAGCCCGCTGGCCCCGCAGTGGTACCGCCTGGAGGAGCGGCGCGGGGAAGGGGGCAAGGTGCGCGGGGAGCTGATGCTGGCCGTCTGGATCGGGACGCAGGCCGACGAGGCGTTCCCGGAGGCGTGGCACTCCGACGCCGCGGCCGTGCGCGGGGAGGGCGTCGCCAGCGTGCGCTCCAAGGCCTACGTGTCGCCCAAGCTCTGGTACCTCCGCGTGAACGTGATCGAGGCGCAGGACGTGCAGCCGCAGGAGCGGGGGCGCGCGCCGGAGGTATTCGTGAAGGCGCAGGTGGGCAACCAGATCCTCAAGACGTCGGTGGCGGCGCCCACGCCCACGCTGAGCCCGCGGTGGAACGAGGACCTGGTCTTCGTCGTCGCCGAGCCGTTCGAGGAGCAGCTGGTGCTGACGGTGGAGGACCGGGTGTCCCCGCgcaaggacgacctgctgggccgCGCCGTGCTGCCGCTCACGCTCTTCGACAAGCGCCTGGACCACCGCCCCTTCGTGCAGTCCCGCTGGTTCGACCTCGAGAAGTTCGGCGTCGGGGCGGCCATCGAGGGCGAGACGCGGCGGGAGCTCCGCTTCGCCAGCCGCGTCCACGTGCGCGCCTGCCTCGAGGGCGCCTACCACGTCATGGACGAGTCCACCATGTACATCAGCGACACCCGCCCCACGGCGCGCCAGCTGTGGAAGCCGCCCGTCGGCGTGCTCGAGATCGGCATCCTCGGCGCGGCCGGGCTGCAGCCCATGAAGACCCGCGACGGCCGCGGCACCACCGACGCGTACTGCGTCGCCAAGTACGGCCAGAAGTGGGTGCGCACCCGCACCATGATCGGCAGCTTCGCCCCCACGTGGAACGAGCAGTACACGTGGGAAGTGTTCGACCCCTGCACCGTCATCACCATCGGCGTCTTCGACAACTGCCACctcggcggcggcagcaacgGCGGCGCCGGGCAGCCGGCGAGGGACGCCCGCATCGGCAAGATCCGCATCCGGCTGTCGACGCTGGAGACCGACCGCGTGTACACGCACGCGTACCCGCTGATCGCGCTGCAGCGGTCCGGGGTGAAGAAGATGGGGGAGCTCCGTCTGGCCGTGCGCTTCACCTGCCTGTCGCTCATGAACATGGTGCACCTGTACACGCAGCCGCTGCTCCCCCGGATGCACTACCTGCACCCGTTCACGGTGACGCAGCTGGACGCGCTGCGGTACCAGGCGATGGGCATCGTGGCGGCGCGGCTGGGGCGCGCGGAGCCGCCGCTGCACCGGGAGGTGGTGGAGTACATGCTGGACGTGGAGTCGCACATGTGGAGCATGCGGCGGAGCAAGGCCAACTTCTTCCGCGCCGTGTCGCTCTTCTCGGGCGTCGCCGGCGCCGCGCGGTGGTTCGGCGACGTGTGCCGCTGGAGGAACGTGGCGACGACGGCGCTGGTGCACGTGCTGCTGCTCATCCTGGTGTGGTACCCGGAGCTGATCCTCCCCACCGTGTTCCTCTACATGTTCCTCATCGGGCTCTGGAACTACCGGCGccggccgcgccacccgccgcacATGGACACCAAGATGTCGTGGGCGGAGGCGGCGCACCCGGACGAGCTGGACGAGGAGTTCGACACGTTCCCGACGTCGCGGCCGCAGGACGTGGTGTACATGCGGTACGACCGGCTGCGGAGCGTTGCCGGGAGGATACAGACGGTGGCCGGCGACATGGCCACGCAGGGGGAGCGCCTGCAGTCGCTGCTCGGCTGGCGCGACCCGAGGGCGACGTGCCTCTTCGTCGTGTTCTGCCtcctcgcggcggtggtgctctacGTCACGCCGTTCCGCATCGTGGCGCTCGTCGCGGGGCTCTACGTCCTGCGCCACCCCAGGTTCCGGAGCAGGCTGCCTTCCGTGCCCAGCAACTTCTTCCGCCGCCTGCCGTCGCGCGCGGACAGCATGCTTTGA